GTAATAATCTGAAGTTTTGCATATTCCTGGCTCCTATCTGCAACACATCAGAATATTTTGCAACAGTTTCAACATCTCTTGTGTCAATAACCTCCGTAACTATTTTTAAACCTGTTTCCTTTCTAGCTGTATCTAGCATTTTTAGCCCTTCTTCTTGAAGTCCCTGGAAAGAGTAAGGAGAAGTTCTAGGTTTAAAAGCACCACCGCGCAATATTTTAGCCCCTGCATCCTTAACTTTATGCGCTGTTACGAAGAAGTCATCTTTATCTTCTACAGCACATGGACCTGCCATAACTACTAACTCGTCTCCGCCTATTTTAACATCTCCTACTTTAACAATGCTTTTTTCTTGTATCTCTTTACTTGCTAATTTGTATGGTTTCATAATTGGCACAATGTTTTCCACACCGGGATACATCATTAGTTGATCATTGTCCAAATGTCTTTTGTCACCTATAACTCCGATTACCGTTTTCACCTCACCATAAATTGGATGTGTTTTACACCCTAGTTCTTCTAACCTATTTTCTACTTTTTCAATTTGTTCTTTTGTTGCTGATGGTTCCATAATAATAATCATATTATTACCCCCTAATATAATTTTTATAAGTAATACAAAAACTCCTCATCCCAAAAAAGGGACGAGGAGTATTACATACACCACGCGGTACCACCCAGATTGATTCCATAAAGGAACCCGCTCATAAAGCATACGGGAAATTAGAATATTATAGTAACATAATAATATAATTCATAATTTCCGATATACCCTCCAGGTTAACGTCAGGAGTTAACGGCTCGGCCTATTAGCATTACGCATTCAGCCTGCAGCTCCGAGGTGAACTTCAATTTAAAATAACTTACCGGGCTTTCACCATCTCCGGCTCGCTGTAAAGAAGTGATTTTAAATCTACTTTACCTCTTCATAGCTTTTAATTTAATATTATAGTTTCTTTAAAAATTAGAATTTTTCCTAGTTTTAGATAAGTTATCATAAGTTCACACAGAATGTCAAGGTGATTTTCTAAAATTATTTTTGAAGCATCCTTAGAAAAAAATACAAATCAGGTACAAATAACTATTAAAATGATATAATATGACTATATGGCAGATAATAGATAATTTTTGGAGGCTTGAACATGAATGAGTATAAATACCAGAGTGCGATAATATTATCTCTTGCTTTTCATTTTGGGTGGTTACTTTCCTTTCCTTTCTATGGTCCGGTACTTCAAGTATTTACAGTTAAAAACTCTGTAGATGGTTTAAGTAATCTACCTCTAATTTTTGTCTTTTGTCATGCTGTTTTTTTTATTTTTGGTGGAATTTTTCTAAGAGATATTTATATATGGAAAAAAGTTATGTTAACAAGTCTTACGGTCATTATTTTATTTAATATAGTTTTTATATTTTTGGACTCTACTATACTATTAATATTTATGGGGATAATGGGGGCTTTATCTTCTGTTTATATATTAGGCTGGAGTTGTTT
The Natranaerofaba carboxydovora genome window above contains:
- the aroF gene encoding 3-deoxy-7-phosphoheptulonate synthase gives rise to the protein MIIIMEPSATKEQIEKVENRLEELGCKTHPIYGEVKTVIGVIGDKRHLDNDQLMMYPGVENIVPIMKPYKLASKEIQEKSIVKVGDVKIGGDELVVMAGPCAVEDKDDFFVTAHKVKDAGAKILRGGAFKPRTSPYSFQGLQEEGLKMLDTARKETGLKIVTEVIDTRDVETVAKYSDVLQIGARNMQNFRLLQEAGMTEKPVLLKRGLAATIEEWLMAAEYVMSEGNSDIILCERGIRTFETETRNTMDISAILVARELSHLPVVADPSHASGSWKYVSGLSKAAVAAGADGLIIEVHNDPATAMCDGTQSLKPDKFANLMESLKPIAEAVDRNI